GCCTAGAGAAGGAATATTAAAgggagaaagaaaagaaaataatacaTTTCAGAAACGTCAATGggtattattatcatcgtGGCTGTAAGCGGCCCGCTCTCTTAGATTAAGAAGGCCAAAGCACCACCTACGGCGGCACCGACGATACCGGCGTTTAGCATTTGGCCGTTTTGCCCGTGCAAAGCAGGAGCAGCATTAGTGGTCGTGTTGGAAACGTTTTGGGCGTTTACGCTAGTAGCGAAGCCGAAGATCGAGACGGCGGAAATCAAAACTTGTGATACTTTCATGGTTGAGTGTGTGTTGAGTTAGCGTGCTTACTTAAGGAAGTCTCTGGAAcggaagaagagaagattAGAGGAACGCAACTGGAAAAGATAGCGATGAGCAAGCAAGAGAACGCATTTATATACATGATCATATGACATGTACGTTTTTATATGCAGTTTATGAAATTTACCATAAGGGGTGAGGTGAGAGGAGACAGAAATGGAAACAGGGGAAAATAaatgaattggaaaaaaaaaaaaaggattaTTCTAGGAGAGAAAGGGGATTAGCAAGGGCATCGGGCATAAACTTCGTAAATTGTCCTTTATTGACATTCGACAGTCTGTGATTGCCAAAATATCGATATTATATCAAGGATGGTTTATGATGGGCGCAGAATTGTCTGTCCCTTGAACGGTCTTTTGCTGGGTGGTCTTGGCAACAGTGTCTGGGTGTGTGATAAATTACATCAGAGATAGAAAAAAGGTTTGGGCGGCTAAAATCCCCTGGGACGAGGGGTCCGTCTGGCCAAGAAATTCCGATGGCGAT
The DNA window shown above is from Saccharomyces kudriavzevii IFO 1802 strain IFO1802 genome assembly, chromosome: 15 and carries:
- the DDR2 gene encoding Ddr2p (similar to Saccharomyces cerevisiae HOR7 (YMR251W-A) and DDR2 (YOL052C-A); ancestral locus Anc_8.802); this encodes MKVSQVLISAVSIFGFATSVNAQNVSNTTTNAAPALHGQNGQMLNAGIVGAAVGGALAFLI